Genomic window (Spirosoma sp. KCTC 42546):
CGAACGCGTATTGACCATCAACGGAGGCTCATCGAGTATCAAGTTTGCGGTGTATGACGCTGGTGAATCGCCTAAACGAGGACTCTATGGCCATATCGACCGAATCGGCCTGCCGGATACTAAACTTACGTTTACCGACTCCACTGCCGATCAACCATCAACGTGCCTGGTAAAGGCTACCAATCATGCATCGGCGGTAAATTTCCTGATCAACTGGCTCGAAAAACAGGCTGTTTTTTCGTCGATTAAAGCGGTCGGCCATCGGATTGTTCATGGCATGGAACATCAGGAACCGGAACGGATTACACCATCACTGCTTGATGAACTGCATCGCATTAGCGCCTATGATCCCGATCACCTGCCCAGTGAACTTTCCCTGATTGAGGCCTTCCAAAAGCGCCATCCCGATTTACTACAGCTTGCCTGTTTTGACACCGCTTTTCACCGAACAATGCCCCGCGTTGCTCAACTGTTGCCTATCCCAAGACGCTTCGACGCCCAGGGAATCCGACGCTATGGTTTTCATGGGTTATCGTATGCGTATCTGATGGACGAACTGGGTCGGGTGGCCGGTACCGAAGCTGCCCAGGGTAAAGTTATTCTGGCGCATTTAGGGAGTGGGGCGAGTTTGGCTGCGGTTCGGGAGGGGAAAAGTCTGGATACAAGCATGGGGTTCACGCCCACAGCTGGGTTACCTATGGGCACCCGCCCCGGCGATCTTGACCCCGGAGTAGCCTGGTATCTGATGAAAACAGAAAAGCTATCGCCCACCCAATTCAATAAAGTAATCAATCACGAATCCGGTTTGCTCGGCGTATCCGAAACCAGTTCGGATATGCACGATTTGCTGGACCGACAGGCGGTTGATGTCCGGGCGGCCGAGGCCGTCGAGCTGTTCTGCTACCAAACCCGAAAGTGGATCGGGGCCTTCTCGGCCGTGCTGGGTGGACTCGAAACCCTGGTGTTTTCGGGCGGCATCGGAGAGAACGCTTCCGAGGTGCGCGCCCGTGTTTGTCATGGACTTGACTACTTAGGAATTGACCTGGACGAACAACGTAACGTGGCCCATGCAAACATCATTTCGACCGATACAAGTCGGGTCACCGTCCGCGTCATTCCAACCAACGAGGAAAAAATGATTGCCCAAACCGTCTGCCGACTTTTAAATGCTGATTAGTAGTTATTGGTTATTGAATTATTAGTTAATAGGCTAGTAATCAGCCTATAAATGTTTGGTCAATAACTGATAACCAGTAACGATTAACCCATAATCTTGACTCAATTATGGAAACGACCAACTTAGCTTTACCTATGGAACCCCAGACAGATACGCCGTTATCGCCGGAAGAAGTCCAACGAATACATGCCTATTGGCGAGCCGCTAACTACCTGTCGGTTGGTCAGATCTATCTGCACGATAATCCCTTACTTCGGGAACCACTGGCGCTGGAACACATCAAGCCTATGCTGCTGGGTCATTGGGGCACTACACCGGGGCAAAACTTTATCTATGCCCATCTGAACCGGGTCATCAAAAAAGATGATCTCAATATGCTGTACATATCGGGGCCCGGTCATGGCGGTCCGGCCGTAGTCGCGAATACCTATCTCGAAGGTACCTATAGCGAAGTGTATCCAGCAATCCGTCAGGATGAAGATGGGCTGAAAAAACTGTTTCGGCAATTCTCGGCACCGGGTGGAATTTCGAGCCATGCGTCTCCCCAAACACCAGGTTCGTTGCATGAAGGGGGCGAATTAGGCTACTCCCTCAGTCATGCATTTGGGGTGGTGTTC
Coding sequences:
- a CDS encoding acetate/propionate family kinase; this encodes MIEGNERVLTINGGSSSIKFAVYDAGESPKRGLYGHIDRIGLPDTKLTFTDSTADQPSTCLVKATNHASAVNFLINWLEKQAVFSSIKAVGHRIVHGMEHQEPERITPSLLDELHRISAYDPDHLPSELSLIEAFQKRHPDLLQLACFDTAFHRTMPRVAQLLPIPRRFDAQGIRRYGFHGLSYAYLMDELGRVAGTEAAQGKVILAHLGSGASLAAVREGKSLDTSMGFTPTAGLPMGTRPGDLDPGVAWYLMKTEKLSPTQFNKVINHESGLLGVSETSSDMHDLLDRQAVDVRAAEAVELFCYQTRKWIGAFSAVLGGLETLVFSGGIGENASEVRARVCHGLDYLGIDLDEQRNVAHANIISTDTSRVTVRVIPTNEEKMIAQTVCRLLNAD